A genomic window from Oryctolagus cuniculus chromosome 12, mOryCun1.1, whole genome shotgun sequence includes:
- the LOC100343332 gene encoding olfactory receptor 4K1-like — MGHTNDSVVSEFVLLGLSNSWELQLFFFAIFSSIYVASLLGNVMIIVIISCDSQLSSPMYFLLGHLSFIDICQSNFATPKMLVDFFVEHKTISFEGCMAQIFLLHSFVGSEMMLLVAMAYDRFIAICKPLRYGTIMSRKLCVIFVSISWAVGILHSVSHLAFTVDLPFCGPNEVDSFFCDLPLVIELACMDTYKMEIMTLTNSGLISLSCFLALIISYTIILATVRRRSSSGSSKALSTLTAHITVVILFFGPCIYFYIWPFSRFSADKFLSIFYVVCTPLLNPIIYSLRNEDVKAAMRKLRNRHVTSWNN; from the coding sequence ATGGGTCACACAAACGATTCAGTAGTGTCTGAGTTTGTACTTCTGGGGCTCTCTAATTCTTGGGAgcttcaacttttctttttcGCCATCTTCTCAAGCATCTATGTGGCCTCACTACTAGGCAACGTCATGATTATCGTCATCATTTCCTGTGACTCCCAGCTGAGCTCTCCTATGTACTTCCTGCTCGGTCACCTTTCTTTCATTGATATCTGCCAGTCCAACTTTGCCACCCCCAAGATGCTTGTGGACTTTTTTGTTGAGCACAAAACTATCTCGTTTGAAGGCTGCATGGCACAGATATTTCTTCTTCATAGTTTTGTTGGAAGTGAGATGATGTTGCTTGTAGCCATGGCATATGACAGATTTATAGCCATCTGCAAGCCCTTACGCTATGGTACAATTATGAGCCGGAAGCTCTGTGTCATTTTTGTGTCTATTTCCTGGGCAGTGGGCATTCTTCATTCTGTGAGTCACTTGGCTTTTACAGTGGATCTTCCATTCTGTGGTCCCAATGAGGTAGACAGCTTCTTCTGCGACCTTCCCCTAGTTATAGAGCTGGCTTGCATGGATACATACAAAATGGAAATTATGACCCTAACTAACAGTGGCCTGATCTCACTGAGCTGTTTTCTGGCCTTAATCATTTCTTACACCATCATTTTGGCCACTGTCAGGCGCCGGTCCTCCAGTGGGTCATCCAAGGCACTCTCTACATTAACTGCCCACATCACAGTTGTAATTCTCTTCTTTGGGCcttgtatttatttctatatatggCCATTTAGCAGATTTTCTGCAGATAAATTCCTTTCTATCTTCTATGTAGTTTGTACACCCTTACTGAACCCCATCATCTACTCTCTGAGGAATGAAGATGTAAAAGCAGCAATGAGGAAGTTGAGAAACCGTCATGTTACATCCTGGAACAACTAG